A region from the Serinibacter arcticus genome encodes:
- a CDS encoding ArsR/SmtB family transcription factor gives MRTLAHPEPEEIELDTVLSALADPVRRRIVRQLADGHDDQACIAFELPVSKSTSTHHFRVLREAGVIEQRYRGTSILNGLRDADLEARFPGLLPSILQAARSETSASSSA, from the coding sequence GTGCGAACGCTCGCGCATCCGGAGCCCGAGGAGATCGAGCTCGACACCGTGCTGTCGGCTCTCGCCGATCCCGTCCGACGTCGGATCGTCAGGCAGCTGGCCGACGGTCACGACGACCAGGCCTGCATCGCCTTCGAGCTCCCCGTCAGCAAGTCGACCTCCACCCACCACTTCCGCGTCCTGCGCGAGGCGGGCGTGATCGAGCAGCGCTACCGGGGCACCTCGATCCTCAACGGGCTGCGGGACGCCGACCTCGAGGCGCGCTTCCCCGGCCTCCTGCCCTCGATCCTGCAGGCGGCGCGGTCGGAGACGTCCGCGAGTTCCTCCGCCTGA
- a CDS encoding ABC transporter substrate-binding protein — MRSARTLTAIAAAITGSLVLAACGGSAGGGGSNEQTENIALRMTIWTSNEDHLALFNSIADDYMADHPEIASITFDPLPFDDYTSTVTTQIAGGNAPDLAWVLENAAPDFVASGALMPLNDTLEATEGYDFDDISASAAELWTHDGELIGYPFSTSPFVTFVNDDLLAEAGLPSGAEMLADGSWTWEDVSAAGATVKAGTGRTGFVVRDFDYLNWDYLSTVWNGWGASPWNEDGTQCTFDSPEMTEAFEFLHDAAFTSSSMPGPGTSADFFAGEAAFTVTQISRANLLPEDGFAWDLLPLPAGPDGEYAVTGQGGVGVIAQGPNPQAAADFLAYFTNPESSEALAAYFPPPRESLLTVDVLSAANPLLTPEQIETVVIPGIANGQVRPSHTDAAQIAQQVRASLDDLWTPGADVAGVLGQTCGAIAPLLEK; from the coding sequence ATGAGATCAGCAAGGACGCTGACCGCCATCGCCGCGGCCATCACCGGATCCCTCGTCCTCGCCGCCTGCGGCGGATCGGCCGGCGGGGGCGGGTCGAACGAGCAGACGGAGAACATCGCGCTGCGCATGACGATCTGGACGTCGAACGAGGATCACCTGGCGCTGTTCAACTCCATCGCCGACGACTACATGGCCGACCACCCCGAGATCGCCTCGATCACGTTCGACCCGCTGCCGTTCGACGACTACACCTCGACCGTCACGACCCAGATCGCCGGCGGCAACGCGCCCGACCTGGCGTGGGTCCTGGAGAACGCCGCGCCGGACTTCGTCGCGAGCGGGGCCCTGATGCCGCTGAACGACACGCTCGAGGCCACCGAGGGCTACGACTTCGACGACATCTCCGCGAGTGCCGCCGAGCTCTGGACCCACGACGGCGAGCTGATCGGCTACCCGTTCAGCACCTCGCCCTTCGTCACGTTCGTCAACGACGACCTCCTCGCCGAGGCCGGCCTGCCGAGCGGGGCGGAGATGCTCGCCGACGGGTCGTGGACCTGGGAGGACGTCAGCGCGGCCGGCGCGACGGTGAAGGCCGGCACGGGCAGGACCGGGTTCGTGGTCCGCGACTTCGACTACCTCAACTGGGACTACCTCAGCACCGTCTGGAACGGCTGGGGCGCGAGCCCCTGGAACGAGGACGGCACGCAGTGCACGTTCGACAGCCCCGAGATGACCGAGGCGTTCGAGTTCCTGCACGACGCCGCGTTCACCAGCTCCTCGATGCCCGGGCCGGGGACGAGCGCCGACTTCTTCGCGGGGGAGGCGGCGTTCACCGTCACCCAGATCTCGCGGGCGAACCTGCTCCCCGAGGACGGCTTCGCGTGGGACCTGCTCCCGCTTCCCGCCGGTCCCGACGGCGAGTACGCCGTCACCGGGCAGGGCGGGGTCGGCGTCATCGCCCAGGGCCCGAACCCGCAGGCCGCCGCCGACTTCCTCGCCTACTTCACCAACCCGGAGAGCTCCGAGGCGCTGGCGGCGTACTTCCCGCCGCCCCGCGAGTCCCTCCTCACGGTGGACGTCCTCTCGGCGGCCAACCCCCTGCTGACCCCCGAGCAGATCGAGACCGTCGTCATCCCCGGGATCGCGAACGGCCAGGTCCGCCCGAGCCACACCGACGCCGCGCAGATCGCCCAGCAGGTCCGGGCCTCGCTCGACGACCTGTGGACCCCCGGCGCCGACGTCGCCGGCGTGCTCGGCCAGACGTGTGGGGCCATCGCGCCGCTCCTGGAGAAGTGA
- a CDS encoding carbohydrate ABC transporter permease: protein MRADVLDPATDGTRREPDDDRASSPTSTRPQGEIHRSPVWRRILFYAALVALTVPFVMPTWWMFTSALKPVSEIFAYPPTLWPSEVTWTAFREAFVLQPFVRQYFNSVYIAVLVTGGTMLISAMAGYGFARIRFRGQNALFLVVLLGLLIPSEVTIVPLFQMFNTWGMVDTHWPLLLATTFGAPSVLATFIMRQFFITLPVELEEAARLDGLGRWRTWWYIALPLARTALAAVAIFTFQHVWNLYLEPTVFLQSPEMFTLPQALTRYTDAYGGEMWNVQLAAATMTVIPVLVIFSIAQKQFVEGLAQTGLKG, encoded by the coding sequence ATGAGAGCTGACGTCCTCGACCCCGCGACGGACGGGACGCGGCGCGAGCCCGACGACGACCGCGCGTCCTCACCGACGAGCACCCGACCGCAGGGGGAGATCCACCGATCTCCCGTCTGGCGTCGGATCCTCTTCTACGCCGCGCTGGTGGCGCTGACCGTCCCGTTCGTCATGCCGACGTGGTGGATGTTCACCTCGGCGCTCAAGCCGGTGAGCGAGATCTTCGCCTACCCGCCGACGCTGTGGCCCAGCGAGGTCACGTGGACCGCGTTCCGGGAGGCGTTCGTGCTCCAGCCGTTCGTGCGCCAGTACTTCAACAGCGTCTACATCGCCGTGCTCGTCACGGGCGGCACGATGCTGATCTCCGCGATGGCCGGGTACGGCTTCGCCCGCATCAGGTTCCGCGGCCAGAACGCGCTCTTCCTCGTCGTGCTCCTGGGCCTGCTCATCCCGAGTGAGGTCACGATCGTCCCGCTCTTCCAGATGTTCAACACCTGGGGGATGGTCGACACGCACTGGCCGCTGCTGCTGGCCACGACCTTCGGCGCGCCCAGCGTCCTGGCGACGTTCATCATGCGGCAGTTCTTCATCACTCTCCCCGTGGAGCTGGAGGAGGCGGCGCGGCTCGACGGCCTCGGGCGGTGGCGCACCTGGTGGTACATCGCGCTCCCGCTCGCCCGGACGGCGCTCGCGGCCGTGGCGATCTTCACCTTCCAGCACGTGTGGAACCTCTACCTCGAGCCCACGGTGTTCCTGCAGTCGCCGGAGATGTTCACCCTTCCCCAGGCGCTGACCCGCTACACCGACGCCTACGGCGGCGAGATGTGGAACGTCCAGCTCGCCGCGGCGACGATGACGGTGATCCCGGTCCTGGTGATCTTCTCGATCGCGCAGAAGCAGTTCGTCGAGGGCCTGGCGCAGACGGGGCTCAAGGGGTAG
- a CDS encoding NADH:flavin oxidoreductase/NADH oxidase yields MPTLFDPLQLRGLEIPNRIWMSPMCTYSAEPDPARAGRPTDFHLAHYGARAAGGVGLVMVEATGVTADGRISPYDLGLWEDGQVADFARLARVIADGGAVPGVQLAHAGRKASVDRPWRGGGPVDEADHGWPSVGASPDAFPGYPVPRELTVEDIRDVVASFAASATRALEAGFEVVEIHAAHGYLLHSFLSPASNGREDHYGGSLENRARIVLEVVDAVRAVWPQDRPILMRVSTTDWISEDPSHEREGWTVADTVQLARWAGERGVDLIDGSSGGLLPAPIPSRRDYQTALTARVRAEAGVAVAAVGRIDDAAWAAELVASEQAEAVFVGRALLRDPSWANDAATELDRARRYLVQYDYAL; encoded by the coding sequence GTGCCGACGTTGTTCGACCCCCTGCAGCTCCGAGGCCTGGAGATCCCCAACCGGATCTGGATGTCTCCCATGTGCACCTACTCCGCCGAGCCCGACCCGGCGCGAGCCGGGCGCCCGACCGACTTCCACCTGGCCCACTACGGCGCCAGGGCGGCCGGCGGCGTGGGGCTCGTGATGGTCGAGGCCACGGGGGTCACCGCCGACGGCCGCATCTCGCCCTACGACCTCGGGCTGTGGGAGGACGGCCAGGTGGCCGACTTCGCACGGCTCGCGAGGGTGATCGCCGACGGCGGTGCGGTGCCGGGCGTCCAGCTGGCCCACGCCGGGCGGAAGGCGTCCGTGGACCGCCCCTGGCGCGGCGGCGGCCCGGTCGACGAGGCGGATCACGGCTGGCCGTCGGTCGGGGCGAGCCCCGACGCCTTCCCCGGCTACCCGGTGCCCCGGGAGCTGACGGTCGAGGACATCCGCGACGTCGTGGCCTCGTTCGCCGCGAGTGCCACCCGCGCGCTGGAGGCGGGGTTCGAGGTCGTCGAGATCCACGCGGCGCACGGCTACCTCCTGCACTCCTTCCTGTCGCCGGCCTCGAACGGTCGTGAGGACCACTACGGCGGGAGCCTGGAGAACCGGGCCCGGATCGTGCTCGAGGTCGTCGACGCCGTGCGCGCCGTGTGGCCGCAGGACCGCCCGATCCTGATGCGGGTGTCGACCACGGACTGGATCAGCGAGGACCCCTCGCACGAGCGCGAGGGCTGGACGGTGGCCGACACGGTCCAGCTCGCCCGGTGGGCCGGTGAGCGCGGCGTCGACCTCATCGACGGCTCCTCCGGCGGTCTGCTGCCGGCACCGATCCCGTCGCGACGCGACTACCAGACGGCGCTGACGGCTCGCGTCAGGGCCGAGGCGGGCGTGGCGGTGGCGGCCGTGGGTCGCATCGACGACGCGGCGTGGGCCGCCGAGCTCGTCGCCTCCGAGCAGGCCGAGGCGGTGTTCGTCGGGCGCGCGCTGCTCCGGGACCCGTCGTGGGCCAACGACGCCGCGACCGAGCTGGACCGGGCGCGCCGCTACCTCGTCCAGTACGACTACGCCCTCTGA
- a CDS encoding carbohydrate ABC transporter permease: MSLATPARPARDDSRAGGARTDRRPPPHVRRDARTGYLFIAPQLLGIVAFVLVPLGLIVYYSLHEWNVLANTFTFVGLDNVERLFNDPQLASVLRATVVFSLGLVVVNLSLALLLAVMLNRRWPGVTVFRTIFFSPVVISLVAWTIVWGFLLQSDGGINGALAMLGIDGPNWLREGWGAMIAVIVVQVFKNVGLNMVLFLSALQGVPRELHEAARIDGASDAAIFRRITLPLISPMIMLTSIITIVGSLQVYAQVAVLTQGGPGISTTVLVYYLVQQSFDFHQFGYGSTLAIVLFVIVLVLTIAQWQLRKRWVHYES; encoded by the coding sequence ATGTCCCTCGCCACCCCTGCGCGCCCGGCCCGGGACGACTCCCGGGCCGGGGGCGCCCGCACCGACCGGCGGCCGCCGCCCCACGTGCGGCGCGACGCCCGCACCGGCTACCTGTTCATCGCCCCCCAGCTGCTCGGCATCGTCGCGTTCGTCCTCGTGCCGCTCGGCCTGATCGTCTACTACTCGCTGCACGAGTGGAACGTCCTGGCCAACACGTTCACCTTCGTCGGCCTGGACAACGTCGAGCGGCTCTTCAACGACCCGCAGCTGGCCTCGGTCCTCCGGGCGACGGTGGTCTTCTCGCTCGGCCTCGTCGTCGTCAACCTCTCGCTCGCACTCCTGCTCGCGGTGATGCTCAACCGACGCTGGCCCGGCGTGACGGTCTTCCGGACGATCTTCTTCTCGCCCGTGGTCATCTCGCTGGTGGCGTGGACGATCGTGTGGGGCTTCCTCCTGCAGTCGGACGGCGGCATCAACGGTGCGCTCGCCATGCTGGGCATCGACGGCCCGAACTGGCTCCGCGAGGGGTGGGGCGCCATGATCGCCGTCATCGTCGTGCAGGTCTTCAAGAACGTGGGACTGAACATGGTCCTGTTCCTGTCCGCCCTCCAGGGCGTGCCACGGGAGCTCCACGAGGCGGCCCGCATCGACGGCGCCTCGGACGCCGCCATCTTCCGCCGCATCACCCTGCCACTGATCTCCCCGATGATCATGCTGACCTCGATCATCACGATCGTGGGCTCGCTGCAGGTGTACGCCCAGGTCGCCGTCCTCACCCAGGGCGGACCCGGGATCTCCACGACGGTGCTCGTCTACTACCTGGTCCAGCAGTCCTTCGACTTCCACCAGTTCGGCTACGGCTCGACGCTCGCCATCGTGCTGTTCGTCATCGTCCTCGTCCTGACGATCGCGCAGTGGCAGCTGCGCAAGAGGTGGGTCCACTATGAGAGCTGA
- a CDS encoding NAD(P)H-binding protein yields the protein MKIFQIGAAGGVGARLSRLLTARGDVVTGMHRRAEQASTIEETGASAVRGDLVEDSVEALAEKIAGHDAVVFSAGAHGTGAEMTTLIDGRGVEKAAEAAIRAGATRFVLVSAFPESERDRELGEGFEHYMRVKKAADVHLVGTDLDWLVVRPGILSDESGDGRVTAGLAIDYGVVRRDNVAAFIDAALHEPALSRTIVELTDGDTPVAQAALDVARSTGPR from the coding sequence GTGAAGATCTTCCAGATCGGCGCCGCCGGCGGCGTCGGAGCGCGTCTGTCCCGTCTGCTGACCGCCCGCGGTGACGTCGTCACCGGCATGCACCGCCGGGCGGAGCAGGCGTCGACCATCGAGGAGACCGGGGCGAGCGCGGTCCGGGGCGACCTCGTCGAGGACTCGGTCGAGGCTCTCGCCGAGAAGATCGCCGGCCACGACGCCGTCGTGTTCTCGGCCGGGGCGCACGGGACCGGCGCCGAGATGACGACGCTGATCGACGGCCGAGGTGTGGAGAAGGCCGCCGAGGCGGCGATCCGTGCCGGCGCGACGCGGTTCGTCCTGGTCTCCGCCTTCCCCGAGTCCGAGCGCGACAGAGAGCTCGGGGAGGGGTTCGAGCACTACATGCGGGTCAAGAAGGCGGCGGACGTCCACCTCGTCGGCACCGACCTCGACTGGCTCGTCGTCCGACCGGGGATCCTGAGCGACGAGAGCGGCGACGGCCGCGTGACCGCCGGCCTGGCGATCGACTACGGCGTCGTGCGACGGGACAACGTCGCGGCCTTCATCGACGCTGCGCTGCACGAGCCGGCGCTGTCCCGCACGATCGTCGAGCTGACCGACGGGGACACGCCGGTCGCGCAGGCGGCGCTCGACGTCGCCCGGTCGACCGGGCCGCGCTGA
- a CDS encoding lamin tail domain-containing protein produces MRTHRRPARAAIAMLLGSTLGLTLALPAHAAPELPDQPAPSLDDGPRVVVTELTNGGPGGYHDNFIEIANLGSQAQDLTGWAVFRCTGTGSVASAPQVTLAGVLEPGEVRVLARQHAQSTVDADQRYATSMANNSYGALIRDAAGATVDAVAVKDSSVAGAGCVAGTALPNVTDSVRGESWQRIGSTGDNLADFVRAPRTPGDPVAAAPSPEPRGGDVLISEVAHAGPAGAGDHLVEIGNYGTTAVTLEGWTLWRCNELGRRFAGDLIATALPSTLSPGEAVVVPTTGFVAGAAGVLLVDGEAATVDAVALADGQDSACAQGRPLPYAGLDAAGGDSYQRTAPEGDNRTAFVAAPRGPGQLRANLPTEPEPEPEEFLSTTGGPNVRVAELTNTGPAGNGDIFFELVNYGDEPQPLDGWSVYRCTGTGVRASVEQLTPAQLQGRVLAPGQRLTAARSAQSSPEVAAAADLFFDISFATQYGLIVFDESGVVVDRVGSARHDVESYCAAGTPLPGSLSGLYAETWQRVDLTGDARVDFVAAPRTPGAVNARAWERPRADSAVRVTELANGGPGGAADNFVEITNLGEVPVELGGWQLFRCTGTGRAYPDTRQLVLPAATLAPGASYVMGRTGGFTGQADVTYGTSLATDGGFGVVLTDAELRTVDQVGVFTGVDSACTTGHPLANDLDFGDGESWQRTGETGDDAADFARALRTPGVHGDVVPRERVVLEPGPVQITEVTNGGPADVVDGTPAIPTTPGSEQFVELAARGSESTDVSGWQVHYCSVDGRRVAEPQAVIPDGTVLAPGQAWTLVGPDAPVGLVGDAVATGRMDAAGYGVVVTDRAGAVVDRVGVYYDDVGLVTNAPTGPCRAGVPLDRRQSTTSVSAGWKHGLSFHRTQFTGDNYHDYVPGPRTPGEFVALAHTDPAVPSPGALDPVTLDRATVPGAPLADSSRPASPTAVGEILTARAAVDSDLAVRGGTVAEAEVRTFAGVSPAAPLEARTGAQEREVTDGVAESSDDARGYPYLRLEVAVGEIDTPVEVVWTGSTRERHELQLSVWDPQDEAWVLSDHRSGQDGEEVTLVAAIDPAVVTDGVATVLVQDGPRVEENLTAETDQAFETPGTYDFSIGHVTDTQYLVEQNPRIFTDINAWFAANAEARDVAFVMHTGDLIQNWLRGDQERDRAVEEFELASRVQEILETAGVPHSVLPGNHDNVWGTSNDLFDSYFPAERYADSPWFGQEGPLGMGAHYSTVERDGVKLLFLSLGYDTREQELVWAEDVIAAHPTHNVVIGTHEYLRPEIDERANPSNGRWTAQGDVYFERLVEPYDNVVMTLSGHLHGVRQRVLEDVGGTPGRTVVETVADYQSYASQDVRDSVFLRLYQVDVAAGRMAVNAFSPRHDSFEPFRYEHRNGWYTAESDELVLPVDLLYAKTVRTSAVTVLSDVAPVGGVLTLAGGEDGEVTWSGLAAGAEHGWYVTATGGELAPERGRPSAVATFVAALAPTEPGEQVFSDVAVGDLFHHEIAWLAEREVTRGWTMPDGTREFRPVTPVARDAMAAFLYRLAGSPEFRAPERSPFSDVAPDDQFYAEITWLHERGISTGWDNGDGTASFRPLAPIARDAMAAFLHRYAEVGETEVPAVSPFVDVATDNQFYAEIAWLAERGIATGWVGSGNDGTSFFQPLSSVNRDAMAAFMYRLHHLED; encoded by the coding sequence GTGCGCACGCACAGACGCCCGGCACGAGCAGCGATCGCGATGCTGCTCGGATCGACCCTCGGCCTGACCCTCGCCCTCCCCGCCCACGCGGCTCCGGAGCTGCCTGACCAGCCGGCTCCGAGCCTCGACGACGGACCTCGCGTCGTCGTGACGGAGCTGACCAACGGCGGCCCCGGCGGCTACCACGACAACTTCATCGAGATCGCCAACCTCGGCTCGCAGGCCCAGGACCTCACGGGGTGGGCCGTGTTCCGGTGCACCGGGACCGGGTCGGTGGCCTCCGCGCCCCAGGTGACGCTCGCGGGCGTGCTGGAGCCGGGCGAGGTCCGCGTGCTGGCCCGTCAGCACGCGCAGTCCACGGTCGACGCCGACCAGCGCTACGCGACGTCGATGGCGAACAACTCCTACGGCGCTCTCATCCGGGACGCCGCCGGGGCGACGGTGGACGCCGTGGCCGTGAAGGACTCCTCGGTCGCGGGCGCCGGCTGCGTCGCCGGGACCGCGCTGCCGAACGTCACCGACTCGGTGCGCGGCGAGTCGTGGCAGCGGATCGGGAGCACCGGCGACAACCTCGCCGACTTCGTGCGTGCGCCTCGCACCCCGGGAGACCCGGTGGCGGCAGCGCCCTCGCCCGAGCCGCGCGGAGGTGACGTCCTCATCTCCGAGGTCGCCCACGCGGGACCGGCCGGGGCCGGCGACCACCTCGTCGAGATCGGCAACTACGGCACCACGGCCGTGACCCTCGAGGGCTGGACGCTGTGGCGCTGCAACGAGCTCGGACGCCGTTTCGCCGGCGACCTGATCGCGACGGCTCTGCCGAGCACCCTCTCCCCGGGCGAGGCCGTGGTCGTGCCCACGACCGGCTTCGTGGCCGGCGCGGCGGGCGTCCTGCTGGTCGACGGCGAGGCGGCGACGGTCGACGCCGTCGCCCTGGCCGACGGCCAGGACAGCGCGTGCGCCCAGGGTCGACCGCTGCCGTACGCCGGGCTCGACGCCGCGGGTGGCGACAGCTACCAGCGCACGGCGCCCGAGGGTGACAACCGGACCGCCTTCGTCGCCGCGCCCCGCGGTCCGGGGCAGCTCCGCGCGAACCTCCCGACCGAGCCCGAGCCGGAGCCGGAGGAGTTCCTCTCCACCACCGGCGGGCCGAACGTCCGGGTGGCCGAGCTGACCAACACCGGTCCCGCCGGGAACGGCGACATCTTCTTCGAGCTGGTCAACTACGGCGACGAGCCGCAGCCCCTCGACGGCTGGAGCGTCTACCGCTGCACCGGCACCGGGGTGCGCGCCTCCGTCGAACAGCTCACGCCCGCGCAGCTGCAGGGTCGCGTGCTCGCGCCCGGTCAGCGACTGACCGCCGCCCGCAGCGCCCAGTCGAGCCCGGAGGTCGCCGCGGCGGCCGACCTGTTCTTCGACATCAGCTTCGCGACGCAGTACGGCCTGATCGTCTTCGACGAGTCGGGCGTCGTCGTCGACCGGGTCGGCTCGGCCCGTCACGACGTCGAGAGCTACTGCGCCGCGGGAACCCCGCTGCCCGGCAGCCTCAGCGGCCTGTACGCCGAGACGTGGCAGCGCGTCGACCTCACCGGTGACGCCCGGGTGGACTTCGTCGCCGCGCCCCGCACCCCCGGCGCCGTGAACGCCCGCGCCTGGGAGCGGCCGCGCGCCGACTCCGCGGTCCGCGTGACCGAGCTCGCCAACGGCGGCCCCGGCGGCGCGGCCGACAACTTCGTCGAGATCACGAACCTGGGCGAGGTCCCCGTCGAGCTGGGCGGCTGGCAGCTGTTCCGCTGCACCGGCACGGGCCGCGCCTACCCCGACACCCGGCAGCTCGTCCTGCCCGCGGCGACGCTCGCGCCCGGCGCGTCCTACGTCATGGGTCGCACGGGCGGATTCACCGGGCAGGCGGACGTCACCTACGGCACGAGCCTCGCGACCGACGGCGGCTTCGGCGTCGTGCTGACCGACGCCGAGCTGCGCACGGTCGACCAGGTGGGCGTGTTCACGGGCGTCGACTCGGCGTGCACGACGGGCCACCCCCTCGCCAACGACCTCGACTTCGGCGACGGCGAGTCCTGGCAGCGCACCGGCGAAACCGGGGACGACGCCGCGGACTTCGCCCGCGCGCTGCGCACGCCCGGCGTGCACGGAGACGTCGTCCCGCGCGAGCGCGTCGTCCTCGAGCCCGGCCCGGTGCAGATCACCGAGGTCACCAACGGTGGACCCGCGGACGTCGTCGACGGCACTCCCGCGATCCCCACCACGCCCGGCTCGGAGCAGTTCGTCGAGCTCGCGGCCCGCGGGAGCGAGAGCACCGACGTGTCGGGGTGGCAGGTGCACTACTGCTCCGTCGACGGCCGCCGCGTGGCCGAGCCCCAGGCCGTCATCCCCGACGGGACCGTGCTCGCACCCGGCCAGGCGTGGACCCTGGTCGGCCCGGACGCCCCGGTCGGCCTCGTCGGCGACGCCGTCGCCACGGGTCGGATGGACGCCGCCGGGTACGGCGTGGTCGTCACCGACCGCGCCGGCGCCGTCGTCGACCGCGTCGGTGTCTACTACGACGACGTCGGCCTCGTCACGAACGCCCCGACCGGCCCGTGCCGGGCCGGCGTGCCGCTCGACCGCCGCCAGTCCACGACGTCGGTCTCCGCGGGCTGGAAGCACGGTCTGAGCTTCCACCGCACGCAGTTCACCGGCGACAACTACCACGACTACGTGCCGGGTCCGCGGACGCCGGGGGAGTTCGTGGCGCTCGCGCACACCGACCCCGCGGTGCCGAGCCCCGGCGCGCTCGACCCCGTGACGCTCGATCGCGCCACGGTGCCAGGAGCGCCGCTCGCGGACTCCTCGCGACCCGCGTCACCCACCGCCGTCGGGGAGATCCTCACCGCTCGCGCGGCGGTCGACTCCGACCTCGCGGTGCGCGGCGGCACGGTCGCCGAGGCCGAGGTCCGCACGTTCGCAGGTGTCTCGCCCGCGGCGCCGCTCGAGGCGCGGACGGGTGCGCAGGAGCGTGAGGTCACCGACGGCGTCGCTGAGTCCTCCGACGACGCCCGGGGCTACCCCTACCTCCGGCTCGAGGTCGCCGTCGGCGAGATCGACACCCCGGTGGAGGTGGTGTGGACCGGCAGCACGCGGGAGCGCCACGAGCTCCAGCTGTCCGTCTGGGACCCGCAGGACGAGGCGTGGGTGCTGTCCGACCACCGCAGCGGGCAGGACGGTGAGGAGGTCACCCTCGTCGCCGCGATCGACCCGGCCGTGGTGACCGACGGCGTGGCGACCGTGCTCGTACAGGACGGACCGCGGGTGGAGGAGAACCTGACGGCGGAGACGGACCAGGCGTTCGAGACGCCGGGGACGTACGACTTCAGCATCGGGCACGTCACCGACACCCAGTACCTCGTCGAGCAGAACCCGCGCATCTTCACGGACATCAACGCCTGGTTCGCCGCGAACGCGGAGGCACGGGACGTCGCGTTCGTCATGCACACCGGGGACCTGATCCAGAACTGGCTGCGCGGCGACCAGGAGCGCGACCGGGCCGTGGAGGAGTTCGAGCTGGCCTCGCGGGTGCAGGAGATCCTCGAGACCGCCGGTGTCCCGCACTCCGTGCTCCCGGGAAACCACGACAACGTCTGGGGCACGTCCAACGACCTCTTCGACTCCTACTTCCCGGCCGAGCGCTACGCCGACTCGCCGTGGTTCGGGCAGGAGGGTCCGCTCGGCATGGGGGCGCACTACAGCACCGTCGAGCGCGACGGCGTGAAGCTGCTGTTCCTCTCCCTCGGCTACGACACGCGCGAGCAGGAGCTCGTGTGGGCCGAGGACGTCATCGCCGCACACCCCACGCACAACGTGGTGATCGGCACGCACGAGTACCTGCGTCCCGAGATCGACGAGCGCGCGAACCCCTCCAACGGTCGCTGGACCGCGCAGGGCGACGTCTACTTCGAGCGGCTCGTCGAGCCGTACGACAACGTCGTGATGACCCTGTCCGGGCACCTCCACGGGGTGCGTCAGCGGGTGCTCGAGGACGTCGGTGGCACGCCGGGCCGCACGGTCGTGGAGACCGTGGCCGACTACCAGTCCTACGCCTCGCAGGACGTGCGCGACTCGGTGTTCCTGCGCCTGTACCAGGTGGACGTGGCGGCCGGTCGGATGGCCGTCAACGCGTTCTCGCCCCGTCACGACAGCTTCGAGCCCTTCCGGTACGAGCACCGCAACGGCTGGTACACGGCGGAGAGCGACGAGCTCGTCCTGCCCGTCGACCTGCTCTACGCCAAGACCGTGCGGACCAGCGCGGTCACGGTGCTGAGCGACGTCGCCCCCGTCGGTGGGGTGCTGACCCTCGCGGGTGGCGAGGACGGCGAGGTGACCTGGTCCGGGCTCGCGGCCGGCGCGGAGCACGGCTGGTACGTGACCGCGACCGGTGGGGAGCTCGCGCCGGAGCGGGGACGGCCGTCCGCCGTCGCCACGTTCGTCGCGGCCCTCGCTCCGACGGAGCCCGGCGAGCAGGTGTTCTCGGACGTCGCCGTCGGCGACCTCTTCCACCACGAGATCGCGTGGCTGGCGGAGCGTGAGGTGACGCGCGGCTGGACGATGCCGGACGGCACGCGTGAGTTCCGACCGGTCACCCCGGTCGCTCGCGACGCGATGGCGGCGTTCCTGTACCGGCTGGCCGGATCGCCGGAGTTCCGGGCGCCCGAGCGGTCACCCTTCAGCGACGTCGCCCCGGACGACCAGTTCTACGCCGAGATCACCTGGCTCCACGAGCGGGGCATCTCCACCGGGTGGGACAACGGCGACGGGACGGCCTCGTTCCGACCGCTCGCGCCGATCGCCCGGGACGCGATGGCGGCCTTCCTGCACCGGTACGCCGAGGTGGGTGAGACCGAGGTCCCCGCGGTCTCGCCGTTCGTCGACGTCGCGACGGACAACCAGTTCTACGCGGAGATCGCGTGGCTGGCCGAGCGGGGCATCGCCACGGGCTGGGTCGGATCGGGCAACGACGGGACGTCGTTCTTCCAGCCGCTGAGCTCGGTCAACCGTGACGCGATGGCGGCCTTCATGTACCGCCTGCACCACCTGGAGGACTGA